The Ptychodera flava strain L36383 chromosome 14, AS_Pfla_20210202, whole genome shotgun sequence genome segment AATTTGGGCAAATGCACGGACTTGACGCAAAGACAGTCATGGATACAAATGACTGCCATGCAATTTGTGGAAGCCTTGGTGTCAGCTCTAGAGGGCGCCCCATAGGACTCTTAAAAGCAAGGTGCTTGATTCCAAAGGGTGCCACAGCAAATTCATATCATTACTGGTAGCTACTTTACATAGACTGGAAAAATTTATCAGATGTTGTGTTTTGTGATGCCAGTGAAGAAATAGTTTATTTCAacattaatttgtaatttttgtttcaaattttgcgtgaaagtatgaaaaatgtttattttatgcAATGTTTCAGAACAACATTATTCAAGAGACCCGTAAACATTCATATACCCAgtcatttgtaaatttgtaataGGGCCCTATCAACCAAAATGTATGCCAGTGTTTATGGAATACTAACAATTTACTTACCTAAACAGAATAGAACATGCTGCACACAGGTTTGAGTCATTCAGTAGAATAATCAAAATGGTGGTTGTTTTGAAAATCTAGCTGATGATCCAATTTTAGACTTTCAATCATAAGGTGTTTCATTCTGTACTTTAAATTTTTTAATACTTACAATGTAAATAGTATCTGTTTGTCccatatttttgtatatatattgcTGTTCTTGCAAACCagaaagaaatttttttaaCTTTGGTATGGTATTGACCGATATATACATTTACTctatgcatatttcattttatccGCGTCGGATAACACAGCCATACTGTTGCCATATTTCACtctcattttaaaacaaaaatatttctaataCTTCTACTGAGTTTTCTCATACCGTAGATATGATAAGGATATACATTAGAGTCACTGGTAAATAGACACACTTTTAGTAGAAGTATTGACTGCAATATTTATCAATAGTAAAGCAGTGTGGTGCTGATATAGAAACTTCTAGGTCTGGTGAGCCGATCAGATTTAGCATTAGGGAAAAGCAGCCGATCAACGGTTTCCTTGATAACCCACCAGTACCAGTAAATTGTGAAAAGCTAGATGAAACAGTAGATGAAGTTGATGTAGAGATTGATTAGCTGTATTTATGAAGTACTACCGGTAGAAGAGATTTGCTGCATTGCCTGCAGCAAACGAAGATGGAGTTTTGAACAGTCACCAGCTGACAATGTAACCAATGGACTCTTTCACGGTATCTCACTCACATCCCATCTCAAATCCCTGCCGTACACTGTTGTGCTCTCAGTGGCCTAGCATAGCACAGCTCTCGGGCACTGAGTAGAGGAACATTGCTGGCTATGGCTCTCTGAGCTACAGAATGCATCAAACTTAAATGCTGAGGGTGAGGGTGTACAGACAGAAGGAGACTGCTGCACTGTGAGCCAATGATTGGACTCTGGAAGAGTCAAGATGGTGAGCGACTGCTGTCTGACCAAATTCACATTGTAGGATGTTGTTTGTAATCATTGCATGTAGATTCATTGTCCAACATTAAGGTCACACAAGTATCATATCCTCACCTGTGTTACATTTATTCTCCAGGTAACATTTTAGTATATCTTGTATTCAAACGGTCACAACTAATGCAGAGTTTTTGAAAAAGCATTTTTACTAACACGTCAATTCTTTGGCAGCTTTTTTTCATCCAAGGCTCTACCATTTGCCAGTTTATTAAAGTTTAAACATTTACATCATTAAATTAACCTGTCTTATGGAAGAAGGAATTATAAAGGAAAGTTCCTTAATCACCATAGCAACCAAAGTTTTGCAATATTCATCATACTTgatttcatttttgtgtcaaattCAAAGAATACACAGCAAACCAAAAAAGTCTCTGAATTAATAAAcgtctttcatttttttgactCAAAAAAGGTCCACTTACCCACATTTACTTTTTCAATCAACTCAGCTAAACTATATGAACAATTAAAATTATtcctattttcaaattgaatcGACGTTGAGGGCTGTGGCCAAAGGATAGAGCTTGAGCTTTAAACTCATGaagcatagatagatagagtgaGAAATGTTAATTCTACATGCCTTGTGTTCATGGGGATGTTCAATTCATATATTGTCATCTTGATTTGTTGTTTTCAAACACCTTGTTGAGATGTTATTTCCACGCTTAGCCATGACTTTATCCAAAGAGTGCTTCCATTTCATCTCTGAACACTCAACCATGACTTATTTCAATCCAGAAAGCACTTCCATAACAACCGTTTGTCCTAATTTCACAGGCATACATGATTTTCGCAGCTGTGTGAAAAACTTTCTATTGCTGTAGCTGAAGCAACTTTCCATATCTAAATGAACTTTCTCATCATGTGGAAACAATTGTGTAGTAAGTTTAGTTTCATGTACATATAAAAATGATTGGATGGTATATAGTATCAGAAAGGAataaattgttttaaatcatGGAAGTATGGATACTGGCAAGggaataaatattgtaaaagaaATGGATTGTAAGAATTCTTGTACTGTTTTCTTACCAATCtcaaaattctcaaaattcaaaTCATGACACAATTTCGTCAATGGGAATGTTCTGTAGAAATAGTGATTGAACCACTGATGTGCAAAGCCGTAGTTCTCAGAGTTTATCTTTCAATTTGTAAATGACAGTAACCAAAGGTGATTATTtggaattgattttttttaatgaaacaagACGGCATACCTTTTGTATTTTATAAACAGAACAATTTTCCAGTAATCAGTAGGTACCTTGTGTATATAATCCTCAATGTGTTACTGTAAAGTTAACAGAAGTGTATACTGAGAAGATGTCTGCTATCCACAATAAAAGTAGCATTTTTATCCAAAGACAAGTGGAGTATTGACTTTTTATTGaagatatgtgtgtatgtaccaTGACTCCAATGCTTTAGGGTGCCATTTGTTATTTTTCCTTGAATGTCAAATGTTCAAATTCTGAAAGCTCATGATTCCTTTCAACCACTAAAGAAAGAGAAGCAACTGCCATTGACGTCTTTGAAACACATATAAGCACCCATTACTGGTATATGCTGTGTGCCAGGAAACTTTGAAGATATTATGATTGTGTGCAGGTGACCAAGGCTGGTGGCTCTCTTGTACTGACATCATTGGTATATGCAGTTATGATAATGCATTTTTTGGAGAACACTGACAGCTTGTGTTACGGCAATCTATGATAACAAAACACTAACAGGTAGCATTACTGCAAGTATGCCTATGTGGTTTTCCAGAGGTTCTGTTGCTAATTGCACCATCACAGTCACTCCAGTGTAAGCGCCTCCATACTAGAACATCACCTGTCTGTTGTATCCAACATGGCAATAAATCAAGAAGGCACACATTATTACATTTAAAAGGCAACCACAATAAGAGTATGGAAATTCCAGCTCTGAATACTTAGAGGCAGCAGAGTGTGTATAGATACATTACAGATGGAGTGGAATGTTCAAAATCAGCTCACACTATGATGGTAAAGGCTATTGATTCATTTGTTTATCTGTTCCTGAAATTATTCCATTTCCAAAACAACACAATTTATCAAAGAAAAGCAACGAAAATATACATAATTGTTAAATAGTTGTTTTCATCAATGACTAAAGGACAAATGTTTGTGGTGTGGATTGAAAAGAAGGGGCTAGGCCATACTAAGAATGAAAGAGCCACCACTTGAGAGCACCCTGTGCACTCTGCTATTAAAGTCTGATCCAGAGCGCCAACAAACAACATAGAAAAAACTTTCAGTTCAGGCTATTGCCCACTTTGGACACTGCAGTACACTAGTTTtgctttcttttgaaaaatcagGCTTAAACAACACCCACACTGAACAAGCTGACAAAGTTTTGGTGGTAGCTGTGTATCAATTACCAAACACTTTTATTATGCTCTGCATTTCCAAGGGATTTCCAAACTGTTCAGGTTCCAAAACAGAGATCACAGAGGCTCTTGAATACTATGTCGTGATTCTCGAAGTCACCATTTCTAGGAATTGTTCAAGTGCTACATATGCATTGTGCTAAAACTGTCatccttttttttttaattttttatagaGATCTTCAATGAATTTTGCTAAAAAGGTGGCAGTCTTTTCAAAACGAAGCATCAAATGCCTAATATCATTAAAGGATAAAGCATTTACATTACTATTACTATTACTGCCATGTTACAAACTAAAGTTCCTATTCTAATTCATATACACagatgtgtgtgtatatatataaacatgcatacacacacgtgtgtgtgtatgtgtctctgTTATGTAAACGATGGCCTAgattaatgttgaaaatttggTTGAAGTGAAATGTTAGCAGTTTTGTCCAAAAAAGGAGGTGAATTGCATCTCACAGTATGATATGTGTTATTGCTAATCATAATCTGGAAAGATTATATGCAATGACTGGACATTGACTGAACTATATGTTGACTGGACAACGCCAAATATCCATGTAACAAAATCTGGTTCCAGGTCCTGATCCTCCACTACAGGCACAGCGATACTGATTATATCCACCACCGTCTCTTATCTCCAGTGTTTCTGTGTCTCCTCCATCTGTGGAACATGACACTCCAGTAGCAACCTCCGTCtgtttcaaacaacaacaacaacaacaacaaacttaCTGACACCTATTATTCTGATATATTATTTATTACTAATTCATATTGCGGTCTGTGACCTGGTTCATGATCATCTTACAAAAACTTCAATCATCTGACAATTCATTTGTCaccaaaataaaatgttattaaGCAAGCGATGACTCTTTCAATTTCTGCTGGGCAAAGTTTGTATAAAGAAATAGCTACATTGTCATAATGTGTAACATGAAATCCAAAATTTGTTCCTGTGCTGCAACACACAGACAAAAGTTAAAGAAAACTTCAAAAAGTAAATTACAAATATTCCCTCTAACTTTTAATTCTTGTCATCAATTTGTTCAACTTCTTGAAATTTCCTTAGACCAATTAATATAATATGTAAAATATGGCGCAAAATTTTCTAGAGAAAGAACACACTTGAGTTGATAACCATGTGACTATGATCAGACTGGAAACACTGTATGTTAAATTACTGCCGTGGCTTCTCAGCTCAGTTTTTCTCTTTAATGGCACaggaaaattttcatatttgcctGACCAATGATGAAATGCCCTAGCACATACATACCTCTGATCCAATCCAggcagttgttgttgttgacccaAAACCACCACCACCTTGATATCGTTGATGTACACAGAGAGTCAGATTTCCAGCTCCATCTCTTCCGGGGTCACCCTTTTCTCCCTGTGATCCGTTGTAACCTCTTGGTCCCGGCATTTTACTGATCACATCTAATTCATCATAAATGGATTGGTTCATGGTCATCAGCATTGTTGTGAATTCTGTGTGGAAGTTGTTTATCCGGACTTCCAATCTGTTGATCTGCAAGATTACAGTACATAAAGGTATTCAATAGCCACTGTCATCTATTCCCCAATTTTCACCGCTGAAAAACAGTAAGATTGAAAATGCTACTGGAACAATTTGAAATGGTTATCGTTTGACTATATACTAATTATACAGAATTAACAACCatgattttgaataataaatctcTAGAATTGTCACTTTCAATACTTTTTCCCAAGAGAAAGACATAATATGGCAATATTTTCAATCATGTGTAATGACGTGACATTTCATTCACCGCGTATTTCAcatctgtacatttttttctatAAACAAGAGTTTAAGTTCTTCCTGACAGACAATTGAGTCATACACTGATGTATCCTTGGAAAAGATTGAGTTTCTTTAAAAGGATCTctttacaaaatacaattttttttatcttaaagggaggcagtcgtcccTTCGGCAGCTATATGTATAAGGACTAATTAACACGATGGGTCTGTTGCTATGCACAACGGGTCTGTTGTTATTCACAACATGTCCAAATATACCCggttgtgaaaatcaaaaatttgcagCTGTACTGAAACTGGTCATGACCATGATTGAAGCAGCTTCAAGTACGCGAAGGAAGCCTTCCAGTGATTGACAAAACTGGTGAACTATGAACATGCATAAAATCCTTATCTCATTGCTCGACATTCGTCACTGATTTCTGGGAAGAGGCATTGTTTATCAACAAGAAAATTACACAGTCACATATGGGACCCCCCTCCCTTTAATTCTAAGATTGGAGTCACATATTAATTGTAATGGAGAATTGATAAAGTTCCTCTCATAAAGTCAACCTGGACATGACTTCTTaaggaaaatttttcaattAACATCCTATCAAAAAGTAGGACTTAACTAAATACATGTATGGTGATGCAATATCAGAAATGACTGATAAGTTGAAAAAATCTCTGCTTGAAATATGATTTACTCTTTCTGACACCATGGCAAGTCTAAATTGCTTATTGCTGAAAACACATCATCATTACGtacattttatagttttttctTGGGAGGTAAACAACATTATGGCTACACCGAGtacattttcaaagactttATACTGTAATATGGCTGCGCAAAACACATTGACTAATCTTGCAAAACTTTCATACCTTCAATGTGTTGTTTGCTACTCTCAAGCTGACCGTGGCATTTTCTGTGTCCAGGCCAAGGAGCCGCTCCATCTCAAGGAACTGTAGCAGTGACAAGACAATATCAAATAACTTTTCTGACTCAACAATGTTGAAGTCTGATTGCATTTTTAGTGAAGCAAAGTTGTATTGGATGATCCTGAATTAAACACACATATTATCAATAATTACGCATTTGCCTGTTATCATGATAActtgtgaaatagccttttaAATTGCTAAACAAATATTACATTGCTATATCTCTTAGGGTTCAAGCCCTGTCATGGTTCACCAATACTTTAAGTTGAAATCTACATCAATCCTTGGCTAAGACAGTACGACCTGGAATGCAAATAGTTTACTATAAAAGGTACTATATTCTGTAATTACTTTGTTTACTAATACTGATTGTCTGTCTATCCCGACATGTCTTTGATGTACTGGAAACTGATTCATGCCAGCAAGTCTGGGAATAAGCACAATTGACAGCGAATTAAAGGCACCAGTTGGGGAACAGAAAAAGCATAACAGCCAATTCCTAAATCCGATTTTCTTAAatgtttcaaatcaaatttatctcatcttaaaatgtacaaaaaatacaatatcgTGCCAATGATCATCCTTCTATCATTTATTAGCTGATGACAAGCAAATAGGTGTTTTTCAGTGAATATTGGCTACATTAAGGAATAGAGTAGTGTATCTAGCAATTTACCCTGTCCAGTAATGCCTGGTTTGCATTTTCAAGCTGAGTTATCTGGTATTGGAGTTGCTCTGTCGTTGGACCAGGCATGGAAGTTGTTCTGTCTCCTGTCTGGGGATTGGGACCAGCACCTGAAATTCGTCATAAAGTGAAAACTTACACAAAAGTTATCATTTTTGCCTGAGAATGTTGAAAATCACATAATTCTGAACAGATAAAGAAGAGTTATAGGCGGTAAAGAAAGGTTCTACCTCCCTTCTTTGGGTTATAATTTTCTATGAGAATGTCAATTTGCGTGACATTAATTTAATTTGCACATACTAATAGCCAGGGACACTGAGCCAAGGGGCACTTTTTGCAACTTTAGATCAACATGCACAGACATGAATTTACAGAATCAAGGCTGTTTTAAATATTACACATAGGAAGACAAACTATAATGTTGGTTAAAGctgacttaaggtagaacgtgcctcggggacagatatagttggactcaaatttctacatttcttttcagatt includes the following:
- the LOC139150219 gene encoding uncharacterized protein; translated protein: MSTFSSNRVGNTHHLQATVSEAEYGPGLTNSSSIPNQHMDTHRKGTEDGYTGKSQWNPAVSYFFKFLVSALALSAFVLVVLVIIKDPQIFGAGPNPQTGDRTTSMPGPTTEQLQYQITQLENANQALLDRFLEMERLLGLDTENATVSLRVANNTLKINRLEVRINNFHTEFTTMLMTMNQSIYDELDVISKMPGPRGYNGSQGEKGDPGRDGAGNLTLCVHQRYQGGGGFGSTTTTAWIGSETEVATGVSCSTDGGDTETLEIRDGGGYNQYRCACSGGSGPGTRFCYMDIWRCPVNI